The DNA segment GTAACTTCAGTCCATTTTTAAGCCCATCGTGGTCTGTTCCCAATTCTTCTTCTAAATACTTTTGAAATTCATCCGATGGCGTAACCGTATAATTGGCATCGCGGTCTAATAATTGGAATATGTCGCCAAAAATCTCTGCACAATTACCACGGTTAATTTCTTCTATTGCAAGGAAATATTTGTTTTCACTCTCAATGTTTTTCCATGCTTTTACATAGATGTTAGCAAATGCCTGTGGTACAAATTTGTATTGGATGTCAAATTTGCCATCATCACCTTTTACTGAGATAGGTTTATACCCACCGACAAATGATGCGTAATCAAAATCGGGATGAAATGTGATACGTTCCTTTTGCTCTTGCGGAACTCCTTTAAGAATTTGGTCAAGTTTATAGGATTTCCCTGTTCCTGGTGCTCCGTAAAAAATTTTGTTATTCATATTTTTTGATGGGTTAAAGGCTATATTATCATCAGCATCAACTGGTGAATTGTCTATATTAATTGACGTTTCTTTTGGGGATAGATTTAGTGCAGTTTTTACTCGCTCGAAATACTTAGAAATGCTTTCTTCATCCGTATCATCTTTTAACGTAAAATCATTACCATCATATCGCAAGTAAAAGTGTAAATTATCCTTTACAACACTATTTAAAACTCTTAATGGACCAACATCCTCTTTTTCATCTCTTCCTACTACCTTTAGCCCTTCACTTAAATGTGCATAAATGCCTTCTTGCTGAAATATAGTTTCTTGACCACCTTGTCTAATCTTAAAAGTAGCTTCTTCCGAAAACGCTGTTAAAAGTTTGGATACCTTTTCCTCAGTTGCACCTGTCTCTAAATTACTGCCTGTTAGTTGATTGAAAAGAAAGTTTTTTGCGGATGTATTTACGTTGACAAGGTCACCTTTTAAAACTACGTCTATAATGTCAAGATTAGTAGAGAAGTTCAAAAGTTTGCTATACCGTTCACCACCTGTTCTTTCAGCAGTATTCCCTCGGTCTGCTACAAAATTTATCTCACCGAGCTTCCAATATAGCTGCAAAGCAACTTGTAAAGATTCTAAATGTTGTTTGAAGAGTGGTGTACTATTTAAATTAGAAATTAAAACAGAAGCTTCTATATCAGCTTCACCCAACTGGTCTTGAAAAAATTCAGCAATTGGTTCTTCCAAAGCAGTTTTCAGCTTAATTGCTATTTTTCCAACATTGTCATATTCTTCAGCATATTCAAGGCTACTAATATCCGATACTGCATAAATTGCATATAGACCCGCAAAAAGCTGATTGCTTTGGGGTAGGGAACATTTTATACCTAATCGAAGATTAAGTTCCTCACGAGGTGTTATACTATTTGGTAGTTGCATAAGCTGTTTCGTTGTCTAATTTTATAATCTTTGCAATTTCAGCAGCCAGTAATGGCGGTACGGCATTACCTACTTGTTTCATTTGATTGGTTTTGGAACCATAAAAGACGAAACTATCTGGAAATGATTGTATGCGTGCTGCTTCACGTACTGTAAGACATCTATTTAGAATAGGGTGTGTAAACAAACCAGAAGAAGGGGTGTCAAATCTCGTTGTAATTGTAGCAGCAATATCATCTTCTTTTAACCTTGACCAAGTACCACTATATATAGATTTTGTCCTATGCTCCGGTGGTAACACTTCCTTGCCCTTTCCTTTTGGAATAAGGCTTAGTCTTTCCAAAGCAACTTTTGAATGATTTGTAGCCACGTGATTGTGCAAGACCTTTGAGCCATTGCGAAGTTTCTTTTGAAATTTCGTTGTTGCTAATTCTATATAGATAGACTCTTGAGTTCCTTCACCTGAATTAATAAAAGGTAGGTCATATATAGCTTCTTTAACAGTTACTTTCTTATTCTTTACTTTAGGAAAACTAAGTTTTTCTTTTCCAAGAGAGCCTACAAAAAAAGCACGTCTTCTATTTTGTGGTACGCCATAGTCGGAAGCATTCAATACATCTGCATTGACTTTATACCCTAAATCCTCAAACCCTTTAATGATTTCATTCTTAAAAAACCCGTTTGCAGTAGTCAAAATATTGGGTACGTTTTCCAAAACGAAATACTGTGGTTTAAAAACTTCAACAGCATCTATGAATCGCTTGAACATATAGTTCCTGTCATCATTAACACTCAATCGTTTTCCTTTTTGGGAAAATCCTTGACAAGGTGGTCCACCAACAACCACATCTATTTTGCTGTGGTTTTTTTTCAACTCTTCAAAATCAATTGTGCTAATATCCTGACTGTACATCTTTGTTGAAGGATGGTTTTTTTGATATGAGAGTGCAATATCTTTGTCATATTCAATAGCAAACTCTACATCAAAGCCTTGTGAAATAAAACCTTGTGAAAGTCCACCTACACCAGAGAATAAATCTGCTATAACCAGTTTACTCATTGATAATTCTTTTTTTAGATAATTCGTAATATTCTTCAGATAACTCTATGCCAATAAATTTGCGTTTTAATCTATGAGCAGCTACACCAGTAGAGCCACTACCCATAAATGGGTCTAACACTACATCATCTTTGTGCGAAAGATGTTCTATGAAGTGCTTCATTAATTTTAAAGGCTTTTGCGTTGGATGCTTACCAAACTTTTTTTCCTTCGCCGTGGTAAGTGATGTTTCAATAAAATCGTGAACCATTTTTCCATTATTATTAAAAACACCAGACGTGTCTTTGTAGACAAAATATACCCAAGCTTCAGTAGAGTTTACAAAGTGAATATTCATATTTCTAGGCATCGGATTTGTCTTATGCCAAATGCCAGTTGTTTTGTAATAGAACCCGTATTTAGTGGCAAGCTTAATAATGGTTTCAATCTTGATTAATGACATAAACAATAAGAGTGAACCACTCTTGCGAAGTATTCTCGCACTTTCCTTAAAGAAATTATCCATCTCAATTTCCCAATCATCTTGAGAGAGATTATCCCACCCAGCGTAAGCAAATTGATTTTCGCGCATCTTAACAAGATTCGTATTCCTTCTGTGCATAAACTCGCCTAAATTATAAGGTGGGTCCGTAAGGATTAAGTCAACAGAATTGGAATCGATGAACGAAAGAAAATTTGTACAATTTCCATTACCTAACAAACAATTGGGGGCAATGGACTCAAAAGTGATATCCCTATTAGTTGATGTTACTAAAAACTTATCTTCCAAGTTGTTTTCATCTAAATAACTGAACAAGTCTAAACTTGGTTCGCTGACGAAATACTCAATGTATTCTGTAGGATATGTTAACATATTATATATTGAGTTTAGCTTGTTTAGCTGAGTTTATTTTAATGTATTTTACCTTTTCTTCGGCAAGCTTGAGTGTGTTTTCATTGCAGGCATTTTCAATAAGTTCGTTTGCGATTTTCTCTGCAAAAAACTCAGACTTTAATATCTCTAAGTCTAAATTGAAAATGTTAGCTATTACAGGTAAATAGCCTGCATCTAATAACTTTTTACCGTTTTCAACTTTGCTCAATGCGCCAGAATCCATCCCTAACTTAGCACCCATTTGGGTTAGGGTAAGTCCATCGGCTTTACGCAAGTCTCTAAGGTATTCACCAATTGCTTTTTTCATCTTGAAATAAATATCTTGCTAAATATATCTTGACGAAAATAACAAAAAAACAAAGAAGAGAAAAAACAATAACTACAAATTTGATAATTATATTTTTATTTCGGCTTCAGATATTCATTATACTTGTCTCTGTGGATTATACCCGATTTTACAAAGTTTGTAATGTAGCCCTCAGCTGTTTTATGCGGAATTTTAAGCTTACTCGCTACTTTTAAATAATCTTGCCTCGTAAATTTTATGGCTAATTGCTCTAGAAACCTTTCTTTTTTGTTAAGTCGCTTTTGTGTTTTAGGCTCTATAGGTAAATCATTAAATACCTTACTGCTATGTTTTACTAGTATTTCAATCATCGCAATAGCGTTTTCAAAATCTACATCTTCACACTTCTTAATTTTATTTACATCGCCATCTTCCATAATTCGCAAGCCTGTAAAAAGCATTGTGAAGCGAAACGCGATTAGGCCTAAGCGTCTTACCGTTGCAATATATTCTTCAGGTTGCAAGTTGATATATTTAGTTTGTAAGGCTGTAAAAAACTCGTTGAATTGCTGTTGTTGCTTTCGCGAAAGCGTCACTTCAATAGGCGGATTGTTTTTGAGGGTTCTGTATAGTCCTAAAAAAACCTTGCCCAGTTGCTCATAATGTTCTTCCAAACCGACTTTGGCACGTTTGGCAAATACATCTTTCCAGACTGGTTTGATGTTCATATAGTAGAATATAAACCTGCTGAATAAGCCGTTTTCTGCATTAGGAACTAATGCTGCTATTTGTTTAGGTGTACCTGATAACACCGTAGATAAACAAGGGTTTTCAATATCTACATATTCGCGATCTGTTCTGCGGTAATAGCTAATTGTTTCGTGATGAAATGCTTTTCTAAAACCATCGCTATAATTACCGTAATCACTTTTAAAGGCTTGCGCTAAAGTGTCGCCTTCGGTTTCAAACATCAACCCGCGTCCTTCATTATTAGAAATCAACTGATACACTCCTGTCACACTATTGTTTGCAGGAATAAACAGCATACGTTCTGGCGGTTTACCTGGTTTCTCAAGGTTTTCATTCTTGCCCTTATTCATATTGTAGGTAGCCATTTCGCTCTCATACTGCTGTTTAAGGGTTTTGGATTGTTCACGATGTAGCTTGTGGATAGGGGCAACCAACTTTTTAATTTGGTTAAGCTTTCCTTTTCCTGCGCTTGCTGGTGCCGTAACAAATAAGTATAGATTGCTGTACACCTTGCGTTCATCATAAATGCCAAACAGATTAGGAAAACAGGCACTAAAAGCGGTTAGCGCACCCAATAACATTATGTCCTTTTCCTCATTGCCGTTTGCCGGCATAACTAAGTGTTTTATAAAATCAGGTATCGTATCATATAGGCTATCAGGAAACGTAGGTAGTTTCTCTTTGGTTGCTTCTGCTACCGGTAAGGTTGCAACCTCTGTTTGCGGCCGTTGCGTTTTTATACCTGCTTGATGTGCATAATGATAGAATGTTGCAATCGTTATACCGTGCCCTTTGGCATTCAGGCATTTTGTGTATTGCTCGTCACATTCCTTTTGGTCGTAACCTGAATAGTTACGGCTAATTCTATGATAATAGTCTCTACCTTGTTCATTGTATGCTTCCGCAAAAGCGAAACCTATATCACGCCATCTTGCATAATCGGCAGTAATATCTGTGCTTGATTGTTCAATGGCCGTGATGTACCTTTCAATATCATTGCTATCAATGGCAACCGTAGAGGTTGCTTTTTGGGTTGCCATAGGTTGCTCTGCAATCTTTGGTTGCTGCAACCAGTCTTTAGGATTGAAGTTCTTCTTCATAATAATTGATGTCTTTTATGTAAGTAGGCATTAGCATCGTGCGGTAAAAAACAGGCTCTGGAAACGTCTTTTCCTGATGCGTCAACCTCAAGGTTATATGTATGTTTGATGTAATTTGTAATTGCCAAGAAGTTTTCTTGGTGCGTAAATTCGTCCACCTCAATGCGGATAATCCATTTTAAGCCATCGCCAGATGGCGAAATGAAGAGCATTTCAGTCTCGAAATAGTCATCATTAAGCAGTTGTTGCCTGACTTTTTCTATGTCTTGCAAGTGGTCAAAATCAATCGTGATGAGGTTGGAATGTCTTTGTAAAAACTTGTCATTTCTTCTCTCAAACACGCCTGAGAATGTGACGTAGTCAAAGCGATTAGCTTTGAATTTGCGTTTTTTCTTACTATCTTCGATTGCCCTAAGTTCCTCGGTTATCCCTTTGTATTTATCGCTAATAATCAGTTGATGAATTTTGCCCAACTGCAAGGTTTCCAAAGGAAATACATTGCGTACTGGTGCTTTGAAAAAACTACAGTCCGTGTACCAAGTGTTATCCGGTTCATCCAACCAGCTTAATTCATCATCTTCCTCAACCATAAGATCGAGATGCAAGGCATCGTTAATTTTGTTCAGTAATTCGTCCTCTGTTTTAGTTTCAAAATAGGACTGTGCAAAGTCGAAG comes from the Marixanthomonas ophiurae genome and includes:
- a CDS encoding McrB family protein; the encoded protein is MQLPNSITPREELNLRLGIKCSLPQSNQLFAGLYAIYAVSDISSLEYAEEYDNVGKIAIKLKTALEEPIAEFFQDQLGEADIEASVLISNLNSTPLFKQHLESLQVALQLYWKLGEINFVADRGNTAERTGGERYSKLLNFSTNLDIIDVVLKGDLVNVNTSAKNFLFNQLTGSNLETGATEEKVSKLLTAFSEEATFKIRQGGQETIFQQEGIYAHLSEGLKVVGRDEKEDVGPLRVLNSVVKDNLHFYLRYDGNDFTLKDDTDEESISKYFERVKTALNLSPKETSINIDNSPVDADDNIAFNPSKNMNNKIFYGAPGTGKSYKLDQILKGVPQEQKERITFHPDFDYASFVGGYKPISVKGDDGKFDIQYKFVPQAFANIYVKAWKNIESENKYFLAIEEINRGNCAEIFGDIFQLLDRDANYTVTPSDEFQKYLEEELGTDHDGLKNGLKLPSNLYIYATMNTSDQSLFPMDSAFKRRWDWEYIPICYDETTEEGKSNPSYSYTVQLDDNRSFRWNDFISKINTEHIQNEPTLGMDKCIGNYFIKPNADGAITLEAFVNKVLFYLWNDVFKDEKNNVFAENEAYESYFPIKSKGLDKLIALLERINVEIAEQPQNGQEKQQDEVIN
- a CDS encoding DNA cytosine methyltransferase, yielding MSKLVIADLFSGVGGLSQGFISQGFDVEFAIEYDKDIALSYQKNHPSTKMYSQDISTIDFEELKKNHSKIDVVVGGPPCQGFSQKGKRLSVNDDRNYMFKRFIDAVEVFKPQYFVLENVPNILTTANGFFKNEIIKGFEDLGYKVNADVLNASDYGVPQNRRRAFFVGSLGKEKLSFPKVKNKKVTVKEAIYDLPFINSGEGTQESIYIELATTKFQKKLRNGSKVLHNHVATNHSKVALERLSLIPKGKGKEVLPPEHRTKSIYSGTWSRLKEDDIAATITTRFDTPSSGLFTHPILNRCLTVREAARIQSFPDSFVFYGSKTNQMKQVGNAVPPLLAAEIAKIIKLDNETAYATTK
- a CDS encoding DNA-methyltransferase, which encodes MLTYPTEYIEYFVSEPSLDLFSYLDENNLEDKFLVTSTNRDITFESIAPNCLLGNGNCTNFLSFIDSNSVDLILTDPPYNLGEFMHRRNTNLVKMRENQFAYAGWDNLSQDDWEIEMDNFFKESARILRKSGSLLLFMSLIKIETIIKLATKYGFYYKTTGIWHKTNPMPRNMNIHFVNSTEAWVYFVYKDTSGVFNNNGKMVHDFIETSLTTAKEKKFGKHPTQKPLKLMKHFIEHLSHKDDVVLDPFMGSGSTGVAAHRLKRKFIGIELSEEYYELSKKRIINE
- a CDS encoding helix-turn-helix domain-containing protein produces the protein MKKAIGEYLRDLRKADGLTLTQMGAKLGMDSGALSKVENGKKLLDAGYLPVIANIFNLDLEILKSEFFAEKIANELIENACNENTLKLAEEKVKYIKINSAKQAKLNI
- a CDS encoding DUF3987 domain-containing protein, which codes for MKKNFNPKDWLQQPKIAEQPMATQKATSTVAIDSNDIERYITAIEQSSTDITADYARWRDIGFAFAEAYNEQGRDYYHRISRNYSGYDQKECDEQYTKCLNAKGHGITIATFYHYAHQAGIKTQRPQTEVATLPVAEATKEKLPTFPDSLYDTIPDFIKHLVMPANGNEEKDIMLLGALTAFSACFPNLFGIYDERKVYSNLYLFVTAPASAGKGKLNQIKKLVAPIHKLHREQSKTLKQQYESEMATYNMNKGKNENLEKPGKPPERMLFIPANNSVTGVYQLISNNEGRGLMFETEGDTLAQAFKSDYGNYSDGFRKAFHHETISYYRRTDREYVDIENPCLSTVLSGTPKQIAALVPNAENGLFSRFIFYYMNIKPVWKDVFAKRAKVGLEEHYEQLGKVFLGLYRTLKNNPPIEVTLSRKQQQQFNEFFTALQTKYINLQPEEYIATVRRLGLIAFRFTMLFTGLRIMEDGDVNKIKKCEDVDFENAIAMIEILVKHSSKVFNDLPIEPKTQKRLNKKERFLEQLAIKFTRQDYLKVASKLKIPHKTAEGYITNFVKSGIIHRDKYNEYLKPK
- a CDS encoding BT4734/BF3469 family protein, with protein sequence MEKTHYGIKIYAYVLRQFYPDTTVLSFSGRTCGITRNPFNADKETLSIRIENNNAIHSDTEYKSFSGDAFDFAQSYFETKTEDELLNKINDALHLDLMVEEDDELSWLDEPDNTWYTDCSFFKAPVRNVFPLETLQLGKIHQLIISDKYKGITEELRAIEDSKKKRKFKANRFDYVTFSGVFERRNDKFLQRHSNLITIDFDHLQDIEKVRQQLLNDDYFETEMLFISPSGDGLKWIIRIEVDEFTHQENFLAITNYIKHTYNLEVDASGKDVSRACFLPHDANAYLHKRHQLL